In Carassius auratus strain Wakin chromosome 37, ASM336829v1, whole genome shotgun sequence, the DNA window aacgtaacacattgaattaaacatgacaattttaagaagaaaaaaataaataaagattttgttatactccaataatcttcaggtattacagatatttttttactaCATTGATTCTGCACAAACTATTACGATAGTTTATAACGCATTAAAATATCTTCAAATATTTTGGAGTAAATATTGTGTGAATTAAATATTCATGGCATTTCAGCAATTCTTACCGTGCCTTGTTTGCTATCATAAATTTTTGTCATACACTCAAAGTTTGGACATACTTTGTTTGTCTTCATCTTCGTCAAACTTTTTGATCTAATGGCTTATGATTAAAGGCTTGAAGTATTGATGAAACGCATAAGTCATGCCtatatacacccacacacacacacacacacacacatatatatatatatatccacagaCATTTGGGAGTATTTCAAACACCCAACTGTTCAATTTAAATGATCTCCATGAGCGACAGATTAATAAATCTGCATCAAGCTGTGAGTGCAGATGTTGCCCACCAAAAACTAAAGACTTCCTGTTGAGCTGCGATTATTAAGGTGTGTGAAATACAACACATCTGATACAAGATCCTCCTCATCAGTTAAAGCAGATTAAGATTTGCTGTCATATTTTACATGGGTCAATTCAACTTACTTGTAGCGCTTGTTCTTTGAACTACCTTCCTCTTCATCATTGTCATCATCGTCAGCATTTGAGCCATCGTCTGTTGATGGAACACAACATGCTGTAGAGCAGTACTGTAGAAATCCAGGCACTTTACTAGGATTTAACAGTATCAACAGATTATCAAAACAAACAAGTGATTAATTAGTAAAAACACCAGCAAGtttgtaaagttttatttttgcacaTAACTCCAGCTTTTCTGTATTTATATGCCTGGCTCGTGCCAGGTTGTTAATCCGAAAAGCACAATAAGAACTAATTTACTCAAacagacatttttacactttagaCTCTGAATAGATTAAGGTCATCAATAGATAATCTCCATGAAACAGCTATGAAACTAAATCAATAAAGATGAAAAGCCTTCTGGGAAATCAAGTCAACCGTATAATAACTTCCAGACAAGATCCAGACTAATTCAATATTTGCAGAGCCGCTTCATTGGATTACAGCTTTTAGTTAATCCACGAGAACACCAGTTCTGTAGTTGGTGGGTGTATTCAACTTTAGCTTGAGCATCATTATCACACTGTAAGGATTAGACTTTCAGCCAAGTTCATCACTTTACAGACTGTGCTCCTGTATTTCATATCATAAAGTCGTGAGTTACACTTCACTGATTCAGCAACTTAATCTGAACATAAATGGGTCTTTCCTCGAGGCTACAGAAGGGCTTTCCATCCTGATCTCATTAGTATTTGCAGGtatgctactgttcaaaagtttggggtctgtaagtttcaatacttttattcagaaaggattcATAAAATGGATcaaaaattaatgtttcttgagcaaataaccagaatgatttctgaatgatcatgagacactgaagactgctgagAATGTTGCTTTTCCATCACagtaataattacatattaattactgtttattatatttatatatatatttacaaataaaatggaaaaaagttattttaaattgtaaaaaaaaataataataataataataataataatattacgtttttactgtatttttgatcaaacaaattctTGTtgacagaagagacttctttcaaacaatGCGAGTCAATCATTCAATaaatcaaacttttgaatggtatggtgtacagtatttttttatgtgtaagtGCATTTACATTTTGGATGCAAACAATGTGAACATATGCAAAGCATCtgaaaagtaaattattttatcttACAACAGATTCATGGAATATGCAATTTAATCACAGGTTGGGTTTGTTTTCATGAGACGGATAtagaattattactattattttttttttacacagtttacACATTTACTGAACCTTCCATAACAGTTTTTGTGTGATTTCTAAATGCGATGATGTTTCAATTATAATTCATACTTGCGGAACTTTTGATGTTAATTAAATTCAGCTATATAAAGACTTTGTCTGTGCCATctggatttcatttataaataaatttgccATTAAATGGGTCAGAAAACACATTGCTTGCATACCAATTTGtacattattcatattaaatggTATCTAAAAATTTtagcaaattgtatatttaagagTGTGTTAAATATGCCTGAATGGTCTACTATTTCTGGACAGAGTCTCACCTAAAGAGTCTTTCTTGCGTTTATGTGGCGGGTCCTCGATGATTCGATTGAGGTCTCCACGGTCTTTCAGATCCACTGGTTTCTCCCATACTGACAAATGCATGGTGGGATTGAAGAAAAACACCCTGTCATCACCTGTCCATACTACACACCTACAGAAAAGAGAGAGATGCTGTCATGTCTTTATATAGTCGCATACATTCAGGAACACAATCCGACAGACTGTTCTCACAATGACTAAGAAATCCTGATGATGAAAAACAGTCCCAGCTTGACTAGAGAGACCCAGAGAGAGGATTGTGGGTCATAAATGGCAGCTGAGAAAGACCAGATGGGCTGAATTTGACCATTATATTCAGAATCTGATGCATTTTTTGTCTtcaccagcttttttttttttttttttttttttttgtcgtaaTCATCCAGGAGTTACACAAGATTTTTAAATGGATAAAATCCACAATGCAAGCCTACAAGCCTATTATATAGTTAAGTTTTATGTCATAAATCCAAAAGTAGGCAATATTTCAGACGTTCCGCACTAGATATACTTACCTTACAGTGATAATTTAAGACCCATTTCAGGCTTCATTCAGGGCATGTCGGATAAAGTATTCATGGATTTTGCCATGGTCTGTGAGGAAATTTGATACAACCTCATGCCAACCATCGCATCAGGGAGATCGGCAGAGCCTTCCTGTTCCATAAAACTGACCcaatgatattaaaaaaaaaaaaaaaaaatctttgaaacgGATCATCCGCTTTACTCATATGCATTTATTCATAGTGCAAACATATGGCTGGCACTACACTCATGCTTCATTTGTCTTTCCATTTATATTGCAGGGATTCTTGTGTTTTAAAATCATTTCCATGCAACCTCCATATAAAACAATAACTACAAAATTAACTTTAGAAGCAAAAGCTCTACCCAAAGGACCATTTTATTGCTTAgagattgttcttttttttttttttttgcttaggagatgctaaatatattttttttccatgcaaCTTTCTTCTGCCTTCCTTCTATCCAGACTTACAGTACTACGCAGAACAACTATAAGGTATCTGTATGTCAATTGCCCCCAAAAATGCAAAACATCATCATTGTGTGCCACTGTCCACCTTTAAATTTATCTTGAAGTTAATCCCACAAAAACCaaagtaaaagagagagaaagagcgagagagagagagagagagagagagagagagagagagagagaaataataaatttgtgaccctggagcacaaaaccagtcttaagtagctgggttttatttgtagcaatagacaaaaatgcattatatgggtgaaaatcattgatttttcttttatactaAAAATAATTAGGCTATTAAGTaaggatcatgttccatgaagatattttgtaaattccctactgtagatatatcaaaacgtaatttttgattagtaatatgcattgctaagaacttcacttGGGCAACTTTAAagttgattttctcaatatttttaaaaaccaattattgtcctattctaacaaaccatacatcaatggaaagcttatttatgcCTATTTACGCCTAATATATGCCTATATTCAGATCTAATcagaattgaattaaatatttgaatcagaatcaaattAGATCAGATAATTTGTACTCATAGTTTCAGACATTATTAAGGTTCCTTCTAGAGCTCTAGATAAAAAGGATATGTGAGAAGTTGGAGACTTAAGTAATATTCTCAATTTGCTCTCCATTCAATCTCGTTTTGtcagaaacacaaacagtttGGATTGGAGGTATAGTTCTGTTCTGGGTAAAAACTCTGTCATGAATGAGCAGCTATATCTCCCAACGGTAAACAGAACAGACACAGATGCAGATATAATGAATGTTCTTAAGGACATTTTAGTTTAACAACATTACAGATTAACGGAGTCTGATTCAACAATGAATATTAGAAAGCCAAGTCCTGACTGTGATGAAATGGAGTTGAGGATGGAGGAGGGTCATTTGCTCCTTTATTTACCACAGGAAACTAACCAACACATAACAGATCACAATCACACAACAGCTCCAATTCTGGTGTCATCAACCAtcagccagtgtgtgtgtgtgtgtgtgtgttttgcagtgaAAAAAAGCCCACACTGctttggcagaaaaaaaaaggaagtctTGCATAACACGTCGTCCTTATGCAGGTTTTCGATTGGGTGTCAGTGTATCTGTTTAGCTCTGGAGGTTTGCCATGTGCACTTCTGTATTTCATTCAAGCATTACTGTCATCAGGCAGTTATAGAGCGGCATGCATCTTTTAAATAGTGCTAAAGCTGCTGACATTTATGACAGACTGAGAGgagataaaacaaaaaactttgtCAATATATATGAACAATCTGGCTATTAAACTATTCCAAAACACATGAGAAAATAGCACATTCACAACAGTAGTATTTGAAAGTGTTGGTTGACACAGACAATTGATCGGTCATTATCTTGCTTGCAGAGAGTCATTTATTAgcaataaaaatgcatgaaattgatGGTGAGCCATACAATTATATTTGCGCAGACAAAATGGATAGTTACCATGGTGACCCAGGTATAGGCGTGGATGCTACTGGCCGCTTGTCTTTGAGCGAGCTGTCCTCATCCATACTGACTTTAAAAGGCTCatcctggacacacacacacacacatacagaaaggCATAATGTTGTCTGAGTGGTCTTGTGAGTTTTCATACGGGATTCCGGCCAGATTCATAACCAGAACAAGAGTCAGGGCCAAAAACATCAAATAGCATTCAAAATTGAATGagtaaaacaaactttttttttttctttttttatctttctttcttttttatttttttatttattaagtattttattttaagtaaaaaataaaatattatatgaaaaacacaaaactgctaaatttgcacacacacatatacatatgtatgtgtgcgtgtgtgtgtgttttatacataaaataaaatacttaataccATCAAAAGTTATACATTAAGGAAATCAAGAAATCAATGTCTAATCCTGTAATTCTGAGCAACAGAACAGGCAATAAGAAACTTAAATGTTTCAGTAAAAAATAGCTCTAATAATCAAATATAGTTTGTTTTAGTCAGTActtgatttatgtattttcatgCTTATCAGAGTATCATATTTTTATCTTAGTAATATATGCAGATTGTTTGAAATCACTTCTGAAATCAAGTCAGTTGATTCAGTTTGGCAGCAGACAGTGAGTCTTTAAAATAGAgcgcatacatttttatttttttttctactctgTAATCATTCAGGCAaagtgaagctcaattatctcaCCCTAAACATGGGTTACAAGGCTAATGATAAAATATAGTGCTGATTATCCACCTGATAAATGATGTAGATATGCTCAGCCTTGAACACACACTCAGAAAACAACCAATTACCCAGTCCCTGCATGACCGAATGATGCAAATGACTGATTCTCTGAATAAGGTTGGGCAGCAGGCTTGCGGTCGAATGAATTACGGTTCTGGGGGAATTTTGTTAATTAATCTGGctgaaaagattttaaaaagccGTCACCTACAGGGACTCTATGGCAAAGCACACTTCAACAAAAGCGATTATTAACTCAAACTTAATTGGACTCCAAATCTGATTGTGCCCATGCACAGTCTGACCTTTTTTCACAAATCATTTTGATATTCTTTATGCCTCTAAGACAATCCAAAACAATTTTCATGAGGACCAAAGTCTGGCAACGGACAAACAGTATGGCAATAGCAATTATGTTGATGTTGCGGATATCATAACTACAGTTAATAAGAGAAAGATGAGGATTACAAACCTCAGCCTTAGCCTTTGGGTTCGGATCACGGTGGAGCACCAAGGCGTTGGTGCAGGATGGCTTCTTCAATTCCAAAATCTTATCTGAGGACAGAGATAAATGCTCAATATCCCCTGATACaaaattcacattatttattcaaacaatcaGTGCCTCATTAATAGTCAACTTAAttcaagtaaaacattaataGGAAATTCAtgttcacttcatctacaataTTAAACAAATGATTGTGGCATCCAAATTAATCAATGAATTCCCATAATGAAAACATTGCAAATCAGTTTACTGAGATCTATTTCATTTTGTCTTCTGTTTTAAGCTGAGCTATCACCAAGGGAAGAGGGGTGCCTTCATTTGCATGTATGAATATAGGCTATGTGTTCAGTTATAAGTATGCTGATTTGTGTAAATTACAGTATTCTTCACTGATTGACTGCTTTTCTTTAGCTTTCTGAGACTACTAGTGAAAAagcttttgttttgtatttttctaatttaataataatctagcctttttaaccacacacacacacacacacacacacatatatatatatatatatatatatatatatatatatatatatatatatatacatacacacacaacagttctttctggtattgaatctgattggctgatattGGTATTGAATCTAATGTGATAACAGAACAAACAAATTGTTTCCTGATCattttcaatggaaaaaaaaaaaaaaaaaaaaaagcttataaaacTGAGatgaacacagaaataaataatatagaaagcagttattttaagatgtaataacatttcacaagatTACTggtttaacattaaataaatgcagctttggggAGCATATAAGAGACTTTGTTCAGAAACACTGaagatcttactgaccccaaacttctgacaaagttctaaataaaacaaatagtacattttgcaaaaaaaaaaaaaaaaaaaaaaaaaattacaagttaaaaatgtaatgtttaattcaatgtgttatttgctgtttttttgtaattaattgtgaaacttactagcagtttctgagtgaGAACTGTtttcccccccacacacacacacagagacagactgtACTTCATTGAGTACAAACAATGATGTATGCTTTGCTCTTTATGAATATTGACAGAACATTCAGAAAATctataatgcacaaaaaaaagaaagagagaaaaaaaaatcacattacaaGCAACATCTAAAAGTTATCAAAAGACATTGCAACACATGATAAGAGTAAAACCTTCTAACAACAACCACATAACAGCTGGCAGGCAAATCAATGAGAAAGCAACACACTGAGACTGTCATTAATGGTAGAAACCATTATACACTATGCCATCACTACTACTACATACATAGTTTGAACACACTCAAACTCAGTCTAGCCCAAAGTCATTTTCACTTTATCTCCATGGAAGGGTATGAAATTAGATGTGGCAAGCATAAGGTGGAGCTGAAATCAAATGCGCTGCTTGATCTTTTGTCCTGCATGAAATTAAACTCAAACAGGCAGCATACTGAATTCAGCAGCTTTGGAtagaacaaaaagaaagaaagaaagaaagaaagaaagaaagaaagaaagaaagaaagaaagaaagaaagaaagaaacgtcAGGGAGAAAAGCTCACGTTCAGAGGTAGGAAAGGGATTTGCTCAAGATTGTTTTGATTCTACATATTTACTGTTATGTATATGTCAtgcaaacaattaattttaaGAGGAAATACAAGTAGTTGACTTGAATATTCATTTGATAATTGCAAATGAGGTTTGCATCAATTTCAGTCTTTTCCTCACAAACAGCAGCCAAATGACATCAGAGGACTTGAATATAGTGATACATTGTACGTATATGGCTGATCTCAGCTTTTTAAAGGACCtctaatgatttattaaaacatgCCAACAATATGGTAAAACATGCCATCAACGTGCTAAATTGTGctataaacataaaacatgcaaTGTTTGCAACTTgttaaaatattgtagaaacatcaatttaaaacatgctagcaacttgttTAAATACTAGCAACTTACTAAAACATGTCAGCCATGTATGCTAGCAACTTGttgaatatttagaaatatactaaaacatgctagccTTGTGTTAAAACATGCAGCATGCGGCAACAAACTGCCAACATGTTAAACATTTATGTTGATCTAGAGAGTTATAACATGTTAGAGCCAACAATTTGATAAAATATGCTACCAACATGTGAAATAATTCTAACAAAACTTAAGAAATTCCTAGTATGTCTTTTAAAGGTCTGTTTTTTGTGGTTTAGCAGTCTGATGAGGTCTAATAGGGTTTTAAGTAGTCTATGGTCTGAGTTTTTATTGGCCTGTCTGACTTTTTCAGACTGAGTATAACTTCCAAACTTTAAGcttttaatagttattttaaactttcagacAAGCCAATATCAAAGTGTGTCAACAAACTTGAcccagtttcttcttcttcttcaaaaaaaaaaaaaaaaaaaaaaaaaccttgtgaacagtagtgtatgtatacgGTTAAAGTGGGCATAGGGGGAACAGCTAGTGGATTACTTATAGAACAACTAGCACTGACAAATCCTGATTAAAGTTGGATGAAACTGTTCTGGCCCCATAGCAACTCTTTGTATAACAAGAAGCAACTGATTTGCAATAAACGCTGAATGAAGATTCTGTTTGATTTATATCAGTCATCATCACAGAGCTAGAAGCACTGATGGGAAACCTCTCATCAACGCCTACACAAACCATTCATCTGTTTCTGTCAGCGCAGATACTTCTGTGCCACACTTCCACTATAAAGTCTTTTGTTGATGGAAGACAATGGAGAAGAATATCTGTGTGGCGACCAGTTGAATCACAAGCTGCTTATGGTGCGATAAACACAAGGCTGCTGTCCAAAATATGTCACACAGGGAATACAGACCATAATGTAGAAGGAAAGAATATGATTGGTTGAACATTGCTGGACATGTTAAATCTGGTCAGTTTTGTTAGCTAGAGTGTGCAGACTCAGATCTGTCTTGTAGAAAATGCAATGAATTCCATGAAGATGGGAAAAGCAGGTGATGAATACTTGTCTATAGGCTAtttagtaaatgttattttattaaagtctCCTTTAGAAGTGCCTGCATGGTTGGTATTTTTGCAATAAACATGTCGTGAAAAAAAATGATGCAATTTAGAAGAAAATCTCTCACTTCAGAGATgtgcaataacttttttttttttttttttttttataaaagtggcCTAGGCTGGGATAAAATTATgatttcaacagaaaaaaaaaatctaaacagatTTTTATTCTAAAGAAATATAACTTATGATAGCTCTGTCCATTGTTACTAGACAGGTAGAATAAAGTTATAATGTTTCTATTAAATGATCTAATTTATAGATATTTTTACCTTAAGTAAAATACATATACACCAGGGCtgcatttgttcaattaaaaatacagtaaaaacagcaatattatgaaatattattataatttaaaaaagctatttttatattgatatattttgaaacaatgtattcctgtgatcaaagcaaaATTTGCATACACTACAAAAGCAATTGTGGAAAGGCTACTTAAAATCGCATTATATTATGTGTTTTCTCACCTGTTGCTCTTTGCTTCTTCCAGTTTCCAGTAAGTAGGGTCACTCCAGGAGCAGAGAGTGATGTTACTGCAGTTATCTGAGAGGGCAGGATGGGTCCCAGCAAGCCTTCCCAGCTGCTCCGTGTTCCTGTATTCCACAAAGGGAACATGGAAGAGCATTTAATTATGCACAAAGCATGGCAAAATACAGAGAATGACAGACTTGCaaggcataattttttttatatatacacttgtATATATACACTTTTCAAAACCATCAGGACCAGCTTAAGATTAaataagctttatatatataagtGCCTGGAAATGCATGCATTGGGTTAATATTTGCTTCTTTACTGTATGTGTAACCATGGTTTCATTATATAAGCATGGCTAATGGCTCTATTAACGCGAGCCCTCCGATAAAAGAGAAAAGTTGGCTTGGTTTGTTTTCCACGGGAGAGCGTGCTCTTGAGCAATAAGGCAAACAAAATTTCCCTGCTCAGTTAAACTACATCCTAAAACCGCATGCATACGATACAAAAAAAAGGACTGCACCCTTTGCCGCAATACCTGTAGAACCGCTGCTCTATCCCTTACGCGAgggatgaacacccctgctacttaaatCAAAAAAGGAAAAGGGACTGCTGttttctccagctggagagaacacctTTGCtgctatgtgaaaaaaaaaaaaacgaggctGCTGTTTTCTCCCGCTAGGGAGATCACCCTTTGCTGCGATACCTTTAGGGGACCACTGTTCTATCCCTCAAGCGAAGGATGAACAcccctcagaagaaagggactgctgttctctccagctggagagaacacccttttctgctatggctgcaggggactgctgttcatccttcagcaggggatgaacacccctgctacttaaatCAAGAGAAGACTTGCTATTCTCATCCTCGCGTCTAGAGGGGAGAATACCCCTCTCCTAACATAGGCTGCATTAAGGACCTCTCAATAacattatctttctcttttgcaggaatgGAACAAGGACAATTTCGGGGGGTCTTCACGCTACTCTCCTACTGCTCATACTAAGCTCAGGGACATGCATGCTGTTCTTGTGGTTCTCCCGCTGGAGAGAATACTCTTCTACTTTAATTATAGAGAGGCCAGCTTCTCTCTGCCTCATTAGAGGGGGGAATACCCCTTTGCTAGCCAGTAGGCTATATTACGGGTATCCCAATAAACACTGTCTTTTCTCTTTGCAGGAATGGAACAAGGTTGGTTTGGGGGATCTTCTTCAGACAGTAATACCTCTCATTATGTTTTGGGGGTTAAtattaaagctcttgtatgtttaattattctgggagcaagaacccccataaggaaccatactgccaaagataaattgtgttcaataaactcaagtaaacttgccaaagtggtacCTGTCTGAAATCGAGCGCAGCAGTGTCAAAtggctccaatcactaccactctcATATTAGACACATTATACGTGGCACCACTGCTCGGAAAGAATGTTCAAcagctcgcaaccctccctccctcctcattataagcatgagcatataACTGTGAACCTTCTGGTtgtcgtcttctttgtttcagatcactaaggctttcaaaTCTTAtctggcatggacctcactgctgagagacactcacattcataaccaggctacaggatagaagtcccactgccacatctacatgattatcactttttgctttaaagactttgcTAAGGgtcttaattgtcatgtatttctAAGATGATGGTTCTGGGGGTGGGGGGGTAATACCTTCAGACAGTAATACCTTTCATTATGTTTTGGGGGTTAATATTAAAGCTCTTGTATGCttaattattctgggagcaagaacccccataaggaaccataccaccaaagataaattgtgttcaataaactcaagtaaacttgccaaagtggttcctgtctgaaatgcACAAACATTATGCAGTACAAATCAGTCTGGCTATCCATTTTCTACAAGCCAATAAGGCTATGGATTAAATTCACAAATCTCAAATGCTGATATAACTCTCTAGATCAACATAAATGTTGCTTTCATCATTGGGAATCAAAACAGCATTTCATTGTACTCTCTTAACTTAATAAACTGATTAAAGCTTCAATCAAATGTTCGTCTGACTGTTTAAACACTGAAAATGTTGGAAGAGGCTCGAGGCTTTTTCTCATCAACCGGGCCATATTTAACCTTTAATTTTCTAGCGTCTGTCCCAGTTCTGCTCAACAGACTCTGCTTGTTCATAAAGGTTAATTACATTTGGCTTCAGCACTGGGCTGGGCACTGCTGAAATCCAGAGGGGTTGACAGATTGTCAGGTTGAATATGTATGTGCAATTTCCACAATGCTCTGTTGTGGTGTTCTGCTTCAGAAACCTTttaaaccacaaaataaaaaagacgttaaatgttgttaatttaaagaaattatactaaaaaaaattaatattaaaataaatatatacaataaaatagtaaatttaaacaataagaataaagaaataaaataatatataataaattatattatatataaaaaaaaaaaaaattctcaatacAGTCGCAGGCAGTGCTATTTTAGCACTATTGAGATACTAGTTAatacatctatttttattttaattactaaaatgtaaattattagtattataatatatatatatatatatatatatatatatatatatatatatatatatat includes these proteins:
- the LOC113056476 gene encoding transcription elongation regulator 1-like protein — protein: MFPLWNTGTRSSWEGLLGPILPSQITAVTSLSAPGVTLLTGNWKKQRATDKILELKKPSCTNALVLHRDPNPKAKAEDEPFKVSMDEDSSLKDKRPVASTPIPGSPWCVVWTGDDRVFFFNPTMHLSVWEKPVDLKDRGDLNRIIEDPPHKRKKDSLDDGSNADDDDNDEEEGSSKNKRYKLDHPAECEGRNGSSLQMVVPLELRIGHFRDMLLERGVSAFSTWEKELHKIVFDPRYLLLSPEERKQIYDQFVKARMKEEHKEKKCKLQQAKEEYRKLLEESKITSRSKFKEFSEKYGNDPRFKLVLKRKDQELFFTQFIGTLKKRDKENRIRLRKMR